A single genomic interval of Rosistilla ulvae harbors:
- a CDS encoding amidohydrolase family protein — protein MPLDGRDGRELLLRNFRPKSRLRVPENPRDAAKFPVVDVHTHLSYRLKDDPEALDAFVELMDRNNIAVCCSLDGRLGDKLQQHMRYLWTNYRNRFVIYANIDWQGLGEPDAPETWACNQPGFVRQTVMQLEAAAEQGVSGLKIFKGFGLGYRSEDRNLLAIDDFRWDPIWEACGQLGLPIIMHVADPAAFFDPIDPQNERWEELSRHPDWSFHGDDFPSREALLEARNRVIERHPKTKFIGAHVANNSEDLETVAAWLDRYPNLSVEFASRIGELGRQPYSARDFIMQYADRVMFGTDGPWPETRIRLYWRFLETRDQYFPYSEKEFPPQGLWQIYGLYLPDDVLRKVYSENAARLIPGVRQRLGS, from the coding sequence ATGCCACTGGATGGCCGCGACGGGCGCGAGCTACTGTTGCGCAACTTCCGTCCGAAATCGCGGCTCCGCGTACCCGAAAATCCTCGCGACGCGGCCAAGTTCCCTGTCGTCGATGTCCACACGCATCTCTCCTATCGTTTGAAAGATGATCCCGAAGCGCTCGACGCGTTTGTCGAATTGATGGACCGCAACAACATCGCCGTCTGTTGCAGCCTCGACGGCCGCCTGGGCGATAAATTGCAGCAGCACATGCGTTATCTGTGGACCAATTATCGCAACCGCTTTGTGATCTATGCCAACATCGATTGGCAAGGCTTGGGGGAGCCCGATGCCCCGGAGACTTGGGCCTGCAACCAACCGGGGTTTGTTCGCCAAACGGTGATGCAGTTGGAAGCGGCAGCGGAACAGGGCGTCAGCGGTCTGAAGATCTTCAAGGGCTTTGGGCTGGGATACCGCAGCGAGGATCGCAATCTGTTGGCGATCGACGATTTCCGGTGGGATCCGATCTGGGAGGCGTGCGGCCAACTGGGACTGCCGATCATCATGCACGTCGCCGACCCAGCCGCCTTCTTCGATCCGATCGACCCGCAGAACGAGCGTTGGGAAGAACTCAGCCGCCATCCCGACTGGAGTTTCCACGGCGATGACTTCCCGTCGCGCGAGGCCTTGCTGGAGGCCAGAAACCGCGTGATTGAGCGGCATCCGAAAACGAAGTTTATCGGCGCCCACGTGGCGAACAATTCGGAGGATCTAGAGACCGTGGCCGCGTGGTTGGATCGCTATCCCAACCTGTCGGTCGAATTCGCATCGCGGATCGGCGAATTGGGACGCCAGCCCTATTCGGCCCGCGACTTCATCATGCAATATGCCGATCGCGTGATGTTCGGAACCGATGGTCCCTGGCCCGAGACGCGGATCCGGCTGTACTGGCGTTTTCTGGAGACCCGCGACCAATACTTCCCGTATTCGGAGAAAGAGTTCCCGCCCCAGGGGCTGTGGCAGATTTATGGCCTCTACCTACCCGACGACGTTTTGCGAAAAGTCTATTCGGAAAACGCAGCTCGGTTGATTCCAGGCGTCCGTCAGCGACTCGGTTCGTAG
- a CDS encoding serine/threonine protein kinase gives MADDYTEQQSTGEQQDALKLSLQTTTPPAEVPGYRIERFLGAGAFGQVWVARDLNTGRPVAIKFYLHRGGVNWSLLSREVKNLVALSADSYIVQVLEVGWDSEPPYYVMELIENGSLEDLLHKRGRLPVERSVQLFREICIGMNHTHGKGILHCDLKPANVLLDEELRPRLADFGQSRLSHEQSPALGTLFYMAPEQADLDASPDVRWDVYGLGAILYRMLTGTAPHREGTLLDQIDTAGSLNKRLEKYRDVICQSGPPTGHEKVAGVDRRLAQIIQRCLDPEPEHRFANVQQLVEAIDERDASRARRPLILLGLVGPLLLLTAMGLYAIRSIRETGKQFTTAMREERSKTNLSVAGEKARALEIELRSYFDLVSAEASSPELAETLSDALQQPRLKELRAQIAAQQQPEAARDEILDQQLGQPLEDYLTERLDHYNQLAETHPGVPKLATMFVTDSQGTMIGFAHSAPITRRTNSRGRNYAFRTYFTGLKEDLPKGTPPAEIDQVIRQTHLSTAFQSTATGVWKVAVSTPIRLPNLDDSSSRDDQIDGVLVATTNFGDFEQFRVREDDEYDVIGVLVDARPGPLRGTILQHPWMQNHQSQHQGHQDERFQVGNAVLDELLVGGDINYHDPIAAAHGGQDFKGNWIAAVQPVQLPKSGDGSAGQTDWMVLVQFRLSKTIARVESLTNKLIVEGVIAAVAILLVNGAMWYLVRKANRATTSEEPASDSTLPVAMQETVSVRG, from the coding sequence ATGGCAGATGATTATACCGAGCAACAGTCGACGGGCGAGCAGCAGGACGCTCTGAAGCTGAGCTTGCAAACGACGACGCCACCAGCCGAAGTACCAGGATATCGTATCGAGCGATTCCTAGGTGCCGGTGCGTTTGGTCAGGTTTGGGTGGCGCGGGACCTCAATACGGGACGCCCTGTGGCGATCAAATTCTATCTGCATCGCGGTGGGGTCAATTGGTCGCTGTTGAGTCGCGAGGTCAAGAATCTGGTTGCGCTTAGCGCCGACAGCTACATCGTGCAAGTCTTGGAAGTCGGTTGGGACAGCGAGCCGCCCTATTATGTGATGGAGCTGATCGAAAACGGATCGCTAGAAGATCTGTTGCACAAGCGCGGCCGCCTGCCGGTCGAACGATCGGTGCAGTTGTTCCGCGAGATCTGCATCGGCATGAACCATACCCACGGCAAGGGGATCCTGCATTGCGATTTGAAGCCAGCCAATGTCTTGCTGGACGAAGAACTGCGCCCGCGGCTGGCTGATTTCGGGCAGAGCCGGCTGTCGCACGAACAGTCTCCGGCGCTGGGAACGCTGTTTTATATGGCTCCCGAACAAGCCGATCTCGATGCGTCGCCCGATGTCCGCTGGGACGTCTACGGTCTGGGGGCGATCTTGTACCGGATGTTGACCGGCACGGCGCCGCATCGCGAAGGGACGCTGCTGGATCAAATCGACACCGCCGGTTCGCTGAACAAACGGCTCGAAAAATATCGCGATGTGATTTGTCAGTCGGGGCCGCCAACGGGGCATGAAAAAGTTGCGGGAGTCGATCGCCGACTGGCCCAGATCATCCAGCGTTGTTTGGATCCCGAACCCGAACATCGGTTTGCCAACGTCCAGCAATTGGTCGAAGCGATCGATGAACGCGATGCGTCCAGAGCTCGCCGGCCATTGATTCTGCTGGGACTTGTCGGCCCGCTGCTGCTGCTGACCGCGATGGGGCTGTACGCGATCCGTAGCATCCGCGAAACGGGCAAACAATTTACGACGGCGATGCGCGAAGAACGGAGCAAGACGAACCTGAGCGTCGCCGGTGAAAAAGCCCGCGCGCTAGAGATCGAACTGCGTTCTTATTTCGATCTCGTGTCGGCGGAAGCTTCCAGTCCCGAGCTTGCCGAAACCTTGTCCGATGCATTGCAGCAGCCGAGGTTGAAGGAGTTGCGAGCGCAGATCGCGGCACAGCAGCAGCCCGAGGCGGCGCGCGACGAAATTCTAGATCAGCAGTTGGGACAACCGTTGGAAGACTATCTAACGGAGCGGTTGGATCACTACAACCAGCTTGCCGAAACTCATCCGGGCGTTCCCAAGTTGGCGACGATGTTTGTCACCGACAGCCAAGGAACGATGATCGGATTTGCGCATTCGGCACCGATCACTCGCAGAACCAACAGCCGGGGCCGCAACTACGCCTTCCGGACCTACTTCACCGGTCTCAAGGAAGACCTTCCCAAGGGAACGCCTCCTGCGGAGATCGACCAGGTCATTCGGCAGACTCATCTATCGACGGCGTTCCAGAGCACCGCGACGGGAGTCTGGAAGGTTGCGGTTAGCACACCGATCCGATTGCCCAACCTGGACGACTCCAGCAGCCGCGACGACCAGATCGACGGCGTCTTGGTGGCCACCACCAACTTTGGCGACTTCGAACAATTTCGGGTGCGCGAAGACGATGAATACGACGTGATCGGGGTCTTGGTCGACGCTCGACCGGGGCCGTTGCGAGGGACAATTTTGCAGCATCCATGGATGCAGAACCATCAATCGCAGCATCAAGGGCATCAGGATGAGCGGTTTCAGGTTGGCAACGCGGTCCTCGACGAACTGTTGGTCGGCGGGGACATCAATTACCACGATCCGATCGCCGCAGCCCATGGTGGCCAAGACTTTAAAGGCAATTGGATCGCAGCAGTGCAACCGGTCCAGTTGCCGAAATCGGGAGACGGCAGCGCGGGGCAAACCGATTGGATGGTGTTGGTTCAGTTTCGATTAAGCAAGACGATTGCGCGGGTTGAAAGTCTGACCAACAAGCTGATCGTCGAAGGAGTTATCGCAGCGGTCGCGATTCTTTTGGTCAATGGCGCGATGTGGTATCTTGTCCGCAAAGCCAATCGGGCGACAACCAGCGAGGAACCCGCTTCCGATTCGACGCTCCCCGTTGCGATGCAGGAAACGGTCTCCGTGCGCGGATGA
- a CDS encoding VanZ family protein translates to MNASPVKQRGPESFLWKLMAVCCVLGAFLIPLPAGSPRLDQLYNLSHLLVFGGLAYFLMRQFPSWGFLRKVAFTLSSVLTIGVGIELIQPYFGRRASFHDVVNDLIGGVVGITIAAAFRWVRAS, encoded by the coding sequence ATGAACGCATCCCCAGTCAAACAGCGCGGCCCCGAATCTTTTCTCTGGAAATTGATGGCGGTTTGTTGCGTTTTGGGCGCTTTCCTGATCCCTTTGCCCGCCGGTTCGCCACGTCTCGACCAGCTCTACAACCTGTCGCATCTATTGGTTTTTGGCGGGTTGGCTTATTTTTTGATGCGGCAATTCCCCAGTTGGGGCTTCCTGCGAAAAGTCGCATTCACGCTCAGCAGCGTGCTCACGATCGGGGTTGGAATCGAACTGATTCAGCCTTATTTCGGTCGCCGTGCCAGTTTTCACGACGTCGTCAACGATCTGATCGGCGGAGTTGTCGGGATCACGATCGCAGCGGCATTTCGCTGGGTTCGCGCATCGTAG
- a CDS encoding serine/threonine-protein kinase, translated as MTAADLQLHEIEQLWSRFKEQRVDAAGLSVAEFAKQFPAQEADILRVFPLMMDLDEYANTCADLPTMQRIPDRVGRYPIERQIGVGGMGIVYEAQCDTLRERVAIKVISSERLDDKGIERFKHEARAVASLHHTNIVPIYEFGESAEHHFYTMRLIDGPNLADVVRAASEMRSGSNADSSVTDIAAFNLLQQLRDNWHLIAQLGSQAAAALAHAHAKQILHRDVKPANLLIDSSNKLWVTDFGLAKRTLDDNSLTSMYHAVGTPRYMAPEQLRGVSDERSDIFSLGLTLCELVTLEKMNSATRDALAVAKPGFLRNTNPKLPAELERIVLKAVASAPEDRYRTAAEMADDLNAFAKKRKPKSNHASSRTVAATTTALLLAIAGLFVASATDDSLSTSMKPVAANTIVNRSDQIILRVREGSDSVGQVPELVGDLGSMTLSGDDADCFLIDPETRQLRFRETPDFEVPLDRNMDNVYSIRIADQPMAVTVDNKNEPPQFDEFIFEPDGQSIILSRQQMAGAWAIDVRDDSDRLYDGLCLTVTGGDDRDLVKMTTQGVFVFDRKMRDAMPVDANGDGDYEIEVTASDETPIWIARLEQQADGKISLLRERVVAGARLESTLLAEDCLIRRDVIDIATADGKTFYHLHHNPSGTVSLMKSRLSSRGTFDSTLLSEDCGIGNDVIGFATLDGRTFRYLTRQRGALQAIRMHQAILRDDGTFGTQTISEDCRLPYTIEGFSWLDTSRFHHVRRQANGERVFFFSFQSGNRFENMRLHATESQYDSPTRGQAAWLEPSSTSRSTSHPIRFRIVP; from the coding sequence GTGACCGCCGCCGACCTGCAGTTACATGAAATCGAACAGCTTTGGTCCCGCTTCAAAGAGCAGCGGGTCGATGCAGCGGGGCTGTCGGTCGCCGAGTTCGCAAAGCAGTTTCCTGCGCAAGAAGCGGACATTTTGCGAGTCTTTCCATTGATGATGGATCTGGACGAATACGCCAACACATGCGCCGACTTGCCCACGATGCAACGCATTCCCGATCGGGTAGGTCGATATCCCATCGAGCGTCAGATCGGTGTCGGTGGGATGGGAATCGTCTACGAAGCGCAGTGCGATACGCTGCGCGAGCGCGTCGCGATCAAAGTGATTTCGTCGGAGCGGTTGGACGATAAAGGGATCGAGCGTTTCAAGCACGAAGCGCGTGCGGTCGCCAGTTTGCATCACACCAACATCGTTCCGATCTATGAGTTCGGCGAATCGGCGGAACACCATTTCTATACGATGCGTTTGATCGACGGTCCCAATCTGGCCGACGTCGTGCGGGCTGCTAGCGAGATGCGATCGGGATCAAATGCCGACAGCAGCGTCACCGACATCGCCGCCTTTAATCTTCTGCAGCAGTTGCGCGATAACTGGCACCTGATCGCTCAACTGGGCAGCCAAGCCGCTGCCGCGCTGGCTCATGCTCACGCGAAACAGATCCTGCACCGCGACGTAAAGCCTGCCAATCTGTTGATCGACTCGTCGAACAAACTGTGGGTCACCGACTTTGGCCTGGCTAAGCGGACGCTGGACGACAACAGCCTGACAAGCATGTATCACGCCGTGGGCACGCCTCGCTACATGGCTCCCGAACAACTGCGAGGTGTCTCCGACGAGCGCAGTGATATCTTCTCGTTGGGACTGACCCTCTGCGAACTGGTCACGCTGGAGAAAATGAACTCGGCGACCCGCGACGCGCTCGCTGTTGCCAAGCCGGGGTTTTTGCGGAACACAAATCCCAAGTTGCCAGCCGAACTGGAACGGATCGTTTTAAAAGCTGTCGCCAGCGCGCCCGAAGACCGCTATCGGACGGCCGCTGAGATGGCGGACGACCTCAATGCTTTCGCAAAAAAACGCAAACCCAAGTCGAACCACGCTTCGTCGCGGACGGTCGCGGCGACGACCACTGCGCTGCTGCTGGCGATTGCCGGGCTGTTTGTTGCCAGCGCCACCGACGATAGCCTGTCCACCAGCATGAAACCGGTCGCAGCCAACACGATCGTCAATCGCAGCGACCAAATCATTCTGCGAGTTCGCGAGGGGAGCGATTCGGTCGGCCAGGTGCCTGAACTGGTTGGCGATCTCGGGTCCATGACGCTCAGCGGCGACGATGCCGATTGTTTCCTGATCGATCCCGAAACGCGACAGCTTCGTTTCCGGGAGACTCCCGATTTCGAAGTTCCACTGGATCGGAACATGGACAATGTCTATTCGATTCGTATCGCCGATCAGCCGATGGCGGTGACTGTCGACAATAAAAACGAGCCGCCGCAGTTCGACGAATTTATTTTCGAACCCGATGGCCAATCGATCATCCTGTCGCGGCAGCAGATGGCGGGCGCGTGGGCGATCGACGTCCGTGACGATTCCGATCGGCTGTACGATGGATTGTGCCTGACGGTCACAGGAGGTGACGATCGCGATTTGGTCAAGATGACGACGCAAGGGGTTTTTGTCTTCGATCGCAAGATGCGCGACGCGATGCCAGTTGACGCCAACGGCGATGGGGACTACGAGATCGAAGTCACCGCGAGCGATGAGACGCCGATCTGGATCGCGCGGCTGGAACAACAGGCCGATGGCAAGATTTCACTGCTGCGAGAGCGGGTCGTGGCAGGGGCACGACTCGAATCGACCTTGCTGGCCGAGGACTGTTTGATCCGCCGCGACGTGATCGATATCGCAACCGCCGACGGGAAGACGTTTTATCATCTGCACCACAATCCGTCGGGGACGGTTTCGTTGATGAAGAGCAGGCTGAGTTCGCGTGGGACTTTTGATTCGACGCTGTTGAGCGAAGATTGTGGGATTGGCAACGATGTGATCGGATTTGCGACTCTCGACGGCAGAACCTTCCGTTACCTGACGCGACAGCGCGGCGCGCTGCAAGCGATTCGAATGCACCAGGCGATCCTCCGCGATGATGGAACGTTTGGAACCCAAACGATCAGCGAGGATTGTCGGTTGCCGTATACAATCGAAGGTTTCAGTTGGCTGGATACTTCGCGTTTCCATCACGTCCGGCGGCAAGCCAACGGCGAACGGGTGTTTTTCTTCTCCTTTCAATCGGGGAACCGGTTTGAAAACATGCGGCTGCATGCAACCGAATCGCAATACGACTCTCCGACGCGCGGCCAAGCCGCTTGGCTGGAACCCTCGTCGACATCCCGTTCCACCTCGCACCCAATTCGCTTTCGCATCGTGCCGTAA
- a CDS encoding outer membrane protein assembly factor BamB family protein, with product MRLAFPLAFAFLILTNLSAIAQHRFLANQQNKLVIIDAEGKPQWQMMLSGSPHDLQLLDNGNILTHQNTEIIEIDPRSSEIVWSLDAKKFATVDRVEVHSVRAIPGDRIMIALSGEGKLLEVDRDGTLHHSITLQRTHPHPHRDTRLVRRLENGNYLVAQEGDGKVCEYDRDSKIVWQYDVPMFGRKARGGHGPEAFGNSVFSALRLPNGNTLIGTGNGHSILEVTPEKEIVWKLQQHDLPGITLAWVTTLEYHPNGNIVFGNCHAGPENPQLIEINRGQEVLWKVHDFKTLGNDVSNSIILDADANVIR from the coding sequence ATGCGACTTGCTTTTCCACTGGCGTTTGCCTTTCTGATCCTCACGAATCTCTCCGCGATCGCTCAACATCGCTTCCTCGCCAATCAACAGAACAAGCTGGTGATCATCGATGCCGAGGGGAAGCCGCAGTGGCAGATGATGCTCAGCGGATCGCCTCACGATTTGCAGTTGCTCGACAACGGCAACATCCTCACGCATCAGAACACCGAGATCATCGAGATCGATCCCCGCAGCAGCGAGATCGTTTGGTCGTTGGATGCGAAGAAGTTTGCGACCGTCGACCGAGTCGAAGTTCACAGCGTGCGGGCGATTCCCGGCGACCGAATCATGATCGCGTTGAGCGGCGAAGGGAAGCTGTTGGAAGTCGATCGCGACGGGACGCTACATCATTCGATCACGCTGCAACGCACGCATCCGCATCCCCATCGCGACACGCGTCTGGTTCGTCGTTTGGAGAACGGAAACTACCTGGTCGCTCAAGAAGGGGACGGCAAGGTCTGCGAATACGATCGCGATAGCAAGATCGTCTGGCAATACGATGTGCCGATGTTTGGTCGCAAGGCACGCGGCGGGCACGGTCCCGAAGCGTTTGGCAATTCGGTCTTCAGCGCGTTGCGTCTACCCAACGGCAACACGCTGATCGGCACCGGGAACGGGCACAGCATCTTGGAAGTGACGCCTGAAAAAGAGATCGTCTGGAAACTGCAGCAGCACGATCTACCAGGGATCACGTTGGCGTGGGTGACAACGCTCGAATACCATCCCAACGGCAACATCGTATTTGGCAACTGCCACGCCGGCCCGGAGAATCCTCAACTGATCGAAATCAATCGCGGTCAGGAAGTGCTGTGGAAAGTCCACGACTTCAAAACACTGGGGAACGACGTTTCCAATTCGATCATTCTAGACGCCGACGCCAACGTGATTCGTTGA
- a CDS encoding ABC transporter ATP-binding protein, which produces MNDSTAPLLAVENLKVHFPFRRGTLFAPEHGLIRAVDGVSFEIREGETLGLVGESGCGKSTTARAIARLNEPTSGSIKIEGHEICGLSESAMMPFRRIVQMVFQDPFASLNPRMTVGAILSEPLQIHGVLSNADRRLEVLRLMDLVGLNPRFLNRYPHEFSGGQRQRIGIARALAVRPKLILCDEPVSALDVSIQAQVINLMMDLQQKLGLAYLFIAHDLGIVRHIATRVGVMYLGRIVESANADELYNDPTHPYTRALLSAVPVPDPKIEAQRERIVLTGEVPSPDKSYPGCPFVDRCPDAQPECREIIPQLPASSHATACIVHDDQCRTLSQPAAAT; this is translated from the coding sequence ATGAACGATTCGACCGCGCCGCTGTTGGCTGTAGAGAATTTGAAGGTTCATTTTCCCTTTCGCCGCGGCACGTTATTCGCCCCCGAACATGGATTGATCCGCGCCGTCGATGGTGTCTCTTTCGAGATTCGCGAAGGGGAAACGCTAGGCTTGGTCGGTGAATCGGGCTGCGGGAAATCGACGACCGCCCGCGCCATCGCGCGGCTTAATGAACCGACTTCGGGATCGATCAAGATCGAGGGTCACGAGATCTGTGGGCTCAGCGAATCGGCGATGATGCCTTTTCGGCGGATCGTGCAGATGGTCTTTCAAGATCCCTTCGCCTCGCTGAATCCACGGATGACCGTCGGTGCGATTCTCAGCGAACCGCTGCAGATTCACGGTGTGCTGAGCAACGCCGATCGCCGCTTGGAAGTGCTGCGACTGATGGATCTGGTCGGCCTCAATCCCCGCTTCCTGAATCGCTACCCTCACGAATTCTCCGGTGGCCAACGCCAGCGGATCGGTATCGCTCGAGCCTTGGCGGTCCGCCCCAAGTTGATCCTATGCGACGAACCGGTTAGCGCTTTGGACGTTTCGATCCAAGCCCAAGTGATCAATCTGATGATGGATCTGCAGCAAAAACTTGGGCTCGCCTATCTCTTCATCGCGCACGATCTGGGGATCGTCCGGCACATCGCAACCCGTGTCGGCGTGATGTATCTGGGACGGATCGTCGAATCGGCCAACGCCGACGAACTTTACAACGATCCAACCCACCCCTACACGCGGGCTTTATTGTCGGCCGTCCCGGTTCCCGATCCGAAGATCGAAGCCCAGCGGGAGCGGATCGTGTTGACCGGCGAAGTCCCTTCGCCCGACAAATCGTACCCGGGCTGTCCATTTGTCGATCGATGTCCCGATGCCCAGCCGGAATGTCGCGAGATCATTCCGCAGCTGCCTGCGAGTTCTCATGCGACAGCCTGCATCGTGCACGATGACCAATGTCGAACCCTGTCGCAGCCCGCTGCGGCAACTTGA
- a CDS encoding scaffolding protein — translation MNRPHVGSTATAAEGFASGNGRAAFPLNLDHDPESIEMADLHERYNEVEKLMDAGQDVEAVAGLNEILAEDETFVLAHLALSRVLTRTGDHVQAIVHADRACELEPNEPFNYTAKSVTCQRAWAGTQEQKYIQMAEDAMAQAHAIQAKQ, via the coding sequence ATGAACCGACCTCATGTCGGCTCCACGGCGACCGCAGCGGAAGGTTTCGCCAGCGGCAACGGCCGCGCGGCCTTTCCATTGAACCTCGATCACGACCCGGAATCTATAGAGATGGCAGATCTGCACGAACGCTACAACGAAGTCGAAAAACTGATGGACGCCGGCCAAGATGTCGAAGCGGTCGCGGGACTCAACGAGATCCTGGCCGAAGACGAAACCTTTGTGCTAGCTCACCTGGCGCTCTCGCGTGTCTTGACGCGAACTGGCGACCACGTGCAAGCGATCGTTCATGCGGATCGCGCGTGCGAACTGGAACCGAACGAACCTTTTAATTACACGGCCAAAAGTGTCACCTGCCAACGAGCTTGGGCCGGAACTCAAGAGCAGAAATATATCCAGATGGCTGAAGACGCGATGGCTCAAGCCCACGCGATCCAAGCCAAGCAATAA
- a CDS encoding phosphoadenylyl-sulfate reductase has translation MPENKLAELSDRPALKVLRSDDSPAASALEPLGALAADPPLVPGDELFGELAEHSQRLESASPQEILAWAVEQYAPRFTMATAFGPEGMCLIHMFSEIAPQTPIFNLETGYQFKETLALREQVRERYGITIEYKYPEQTVEEYEAANGGPVYKTDTNRCCFDRKIKVLHQAARGMHAWSSAIRRDQSPDRAEHPIVGWDKKFQLVKISPLANWTKKDVWGFISKNDIPYNPLHDQGYPSVGCWPCTRSIALGEDERAGRWSGSAKTECGLHSSD, from the coding sequence ATGCCTGAAAACAAGCTAGCGGAACTTTCCGATCGCCCCGCGCTGAAGGTGCTTCGCTCCGACGATTCTCCGGCGGCATCTGCTTTGGAACCACTCGGGGCACTAGCGGCTGATCCGCCATTAGTCCCCGGCGACGAACTGTTTGGCGAATTGGCTGAGCACAGCCAGCGTTTGGAATCCGCCTCGCCGCAGGAGATCCTTGCTTGGGCGGTCGAGCAGTATGCGCCGCGGTTCACGATGGCGACGGCCTTTGGCCCCGAGGGGATGTGCCTGATCCACATGTTTTCCGAAATCGCTCCCCAGACACCGATCTTCAATCTGGAGACCGGGTACCAGTTCAAGGAGACGCTGGCGTTGCGGGAACAGGTTCGCGAGCGGTATGGGATCACGATCGAATACAAATATCCCGAACAGACGGTTGAGGAATACGAAGCGGCCAACGGCGGGCCGGTTTACAAGACCGATACCAATCGCTGCTGCTTCGATCGCAAGATCAAGGTCTTGCACCAAGCGGCTCGCGGAATGCACGCTTGGTCGAGCGCGATTCGCCGCGACCAGTCTCCCGACCGGGCGGAGCATCCGATCGTCGGTTGGGACAAGAAATTCCAGCTCGTCAAAATCAGCCCGCTAGCGAACTGGACCAAGAAGGATGTCTGGGGCTTCATCTCCAAGAACGACATCCCGTACAACCCGCTGCACGACCAAGGGTATCCAAGTGTCGGTTGCTGGCCTTGCACCCGTTCGATCGCCCTGGGCGAAGACGAACGAGCGGGGCGCTGGAGCGGTTCGGCCAAAACCGAATGTGGTTTGCACAGCAGCGACTGA
- a CDS encoding RrF2 family transcriptional regulator, whose amino-acid sequence MSFSMSAKAHYACLAMLELALRHDEDRPVALREITARHSIPQPFLVQILQQLKVAGYVTSTRGSQGGYRLSVDATAISLLDICDAIGCGDSEQSPESTDTTAEAQVLGATWRSASKAFRDVLASIRLEDLANDCSRADGAMFYI is encoded by the coding sequence GTGAGTTTCTCGATGTCCGCCAAGGCGCACTACGCCTGTCTGGCGATGCTGGAATTAGCGCTTCGTCACGACGAAGACCGCCCTGTGGCGTTGCGTGAGATCACTGCGCGGCACAGCATCCCGCAGCCCTTTTTGGTGCAAATCTTGCAACAATTGAAGGTCGCCGGCTACGTGACAAGCACACGCGGCAGCCAAGGTGGCTATCGATTGTCGGTCGATGCGACCGCGATCTCTCTGTTGGACATCTGCGACGCGATTGGATGTGGGGATTCGGAACAATCACCTGAAAGCACCGACACAACGGCCGAGGCTCAGGTGTTGGGGGCGACATGGCGTTCGGCCAGCAAGGCGTTTCGCGATGTGCTGGCCTCGATCCGCTTAGAAGACCTGGCCAACGATTGTTCTCGCGCCGATGGTGCGATGTTTTATATCTAG